A window from Amblyomma americanum isolate KBUSLIRL-KWMA chromosome 7, ASM5285725v1, whole genome shotgun sequence encodes these proteins:
- the LOC144098755 gene encoding uncharacterized protein LOC144098755, whose product MAVEARSLCWEAFLAFPSVVFRGVRPRAMDPRTFEKKYRTKHAYGKRKRKPVTARKKRLLSAGGSAEPSDRSESAEYAPNVLCDLSPNVLRDLAPSRAPASDSETNHDLLPSKRGRSVTAPVTIDVPVSLALGERPTIRECPVATSSSTDNGVGLQRSSPPDCRASEARFRGESFNAEMFPQPTTASEGSPMPSTSSGASTVLQRGRTLDAADAPAAVLAAHRSVDSSPRERRTIQAHLKTRFVSAESAELQASRVRESLRAVSATERKFGLTGSQENAIPAPPEEEFMLVQVAALNSLIGSTLCPTCQQPGLAVHRETELGLAVKMVLSCISCGTLQSEWSSQRKSGSRAFEVNIRAMQAIKSIGKGPTALNDFWATMNVSHRGLHHKTYDEHLKKTFKPAAAAAAHNIFTDAVEAVKKVYIEMGTFSKNITVVYDGTWLTRGHSSHTGVGCIIEFHTGLVLDCVVLSNFCLGCSRQPAESNPHYAEWKQQHQCQKNTYVNSGRMEVEAALQLFRRSLSKNDLRYTNIVCDGDSRMFRTLCDEEVYGFVQLSKEDCINHVKKRMGAALRSLVAKAKKGEPLGGKGGLTQQLIKKLTNYYGLALRNHSEVEEMQRAVMATYYHITSTDGEPHHELCPPGPLSWCNHRSAEAEGQPAPAHKYKLSAKVAEALLPVYQRLSDPQLLARCKGGKTQNAAESLHSVIWSLISKDQHASLFAVETAVHEAISRYNSGSLKAYSDLCTTLGLRPGALSLQRAVEKDSQRMKKAHKVHLLKGQRAKKSPAAKDTKFYNAGAF is encoded by the coding sequence ATGGCGGTTGAGGCAAGGAGCCTCTGCTGGGAAGCCTTTCTGGCCTTTCCTTCTGTTGTGTTTCGAGGAGTTCGACCACGTGCAATGGATCCGCGCACGTTCGAAAAGAAGTACCGGACGAAGCATGCCTACGGGAAGCGGAAACGCAAGCCCGTCACAGCAAGGAAGAAGCGGCTATTGTCAGCAGGTGGTTCGGCCGAGCCAAGCGACCGTTCAGAATCGGCGGAGTACGCGCCCAACGTGCTGTGCGATCTCTCGCCCAACGTGCTGCGGGATCTTGCGCCGAGTCGAGCACCAGCCAGTGATAGTGAGACGAACCACGATCTTTTGCCGTCGAAGCGCGGGCGCAGTGTTACTGCACCGGTGACGATCGACGTGCCAGTGAGTCTCGCCTTAGGCGAGCGTCCCACCATACGCGAGTGTCCCGTCGCAACTTCGTCCAGCACAGATAACGGAGTGGGCTTGCAGCGGTCATCGCCGCCCGACTGCAGAGCATCGGAGGCGCGCTTCCGCGGTGAATCGTTCAACGCCGAGATGTTTCCGCAGCCAACAACCGCCAGTGAAGGCAGTCCCATGCCATCGACGAGTTCCGGCGCTTCGACGGTGCTGCAACGCGGGCGCACGCTCGATGCCGCGGATGCGCCGGCGGCCGTCCTTGCCGCTCATCGCAGTGTTGACAGTTCGCCCAGAGAACGTCGCACTATTCAAGCTCACCTAAAAACACGATTTGTGTCCGCGGAAAGTGCAGAACTGCAAGCGTCGAGAGTTCGCGAATCGCTTCGCGCGGTTTCAGCAACGGAGCGCAAGTTCGGGCTGACTGGCTCACAGGAAAATGCCATTCCCGCACCTCCAGAAGAGGAGTTTATGCTTGTTCAAGTTGCTGCTTTGAACTCGCTGATTGGTTCCACGCTTTGCCCAACTTGTCAGCAGCCCGGCCTAGCAGTGCACCGCGAGACTGAACTGGGGCTAGCTGTGAAGATGGTACTTTCATGCATTTCCTGTGGTACCCTACAGTCAGAGTGGTCCTCACAAAGGAAGAGCGGCTCTAGAGCTTTTGAGGTCAACATCAGAGCTATGCAAGCAATAAAGAGCATTGGGAAAGGACCAACTGCTCTTAATGACTTCTGGGCCACCATGAATGTCTCGCATCGTGGGTTACACCACAAAACATATGATGAGCACCTCAAAAAAACTTTCAAGCCTGCCGCAGCGGCAGCTGCACACAACATCTTCACAGATGCTGTAGAGGCAGTGAAAAAGGTGTACATTGAAATGGGGACATTTTCAAAGAACATCACAGTAGTTTATGATGGCACATGGTTGACACGCGGTCACAGCTCCCATACTGGTGTAGGCTGTATAATTGAATTTCATACAGGACTTGTGTTGGACTGCGTAGTTCTGTCCAACTTCTGCCTTGGGTGCAGCCGACAGCCAGCAGAAAGTAACCCCCATTATGCTGAATGGAAGCAGCAACACCAGTGCCAGAAAAACACTTATGTGAATTCTGGAAGAATGGAGGTTGAGGCTGCACTACAACTCTTCAGGCGCTCCTTGAGCAAAAATGATTTACGCTACACAAACATAGTTTGTGATGGGGACAGCCGCATGTTTCGCACTTTATGTGATGAAGAAGTTTATGGTTTTGTGCAGCTGTCTaaagaagactgcataaatcATGTGAAAAAACGAATGGGGGCTGCACTTCGCTCTTTGGTAGCCAAGGCAAAGAAAGGAGAGCCACTTGGTGGAAAGGGGGGCCTGACACAGCAGCTCATCAAAAAACTGACAAACTACTATGGCCTTGCTCTGCGGAACCATTCAGAAGTCGAGGAAATGCAAAGGGCAGTAATGGCAACATACTACCACATCACATCAACAGATGGTGAGCCCCATCATGAGCTGTGTCCCCCTGGCCCCCTTAGCTGGTGCAACCACCGATCAGCTGAGGCAGAAGGGCAGCCAGCACCAGCTCACAAGTACAAGCTTTCAGCTAAAGTTGCTGAAGCACTTCTGCCTGTGTACCAGCGCCTCTCAGACCCTCAGTTGCTGGCCCGGTGCAAAGGAGGCAAAACTCAAAACGCGGCTGAGAGTCTCCATTCAGTGATATGGTCATTAATATCAAAAGACCAGcatgcctcactgtttgccgTGGAAACAGCAGTGCACGAGGCAATTTCAAGGTACAACTCGGGCAGTCTGAAAGCTTATTCAGACCTGTGCACAACATTGGGCCTGCGCCCTGGTGCCCTCTCTCTTCAGCGGGCTGTCGAGAAAGATTCCCAGCGAATGAAGAAAGCACACAAAGTCCATCTCCTGAAAGGACAGAGGGCTAAGAAGTCACCTGCTGCCAAGGACACCAAATTTTACAACGCAGGAGCATTCTAG